Part of the Zingiber officinale cultivar Zhangliang chromosome 6A, Zo_v1.1, whole genome shotgun sequence genome, AAGATGGCGACGCCGCTGGTCTGCATCGTGCCAAACTCCACGATCCGTCCTTTTCCAGGGATCTGGAAGAGCAGCCCCGGCGAGAGGAGCACGAAGAGCACCACCGCCACAAACACCGGCCCCCAATCCGCCATAGCTCACTTCTTAATTGGAAGTGGAAAcgggaggaggaggagcagcaggaggTGAAAAACAAAGGCTAAGGATTGGAGCCACCGCGGCGCTCGTCGGCAAGAAACGGACAGGAGCAGAGACGCTGTGGTAGTTCTTGAAGCATCTTCTGTTGGGCCCATGTGACTGCTCTGCCCCAACCACCGCCATGGCCGCTGCCGCTAGCGCCAAACGTTCGGGTACGTTATGAATTAACGAGATCATTTTCAgtgaaatgaaattaaatttatttataaaaaaatattaaattggaACCAGCTAGAGAGACATAAGACATTTATCCgcataacttatttaaaattcgaTTTTCTTCAGAGTGATTtttagaaagagaagaaaaaatgcaTTTGTTTTGACAGAATTTAAAGGTTACATCTGCATAGTTGCAGAGGACTGGTCCAACTTTAAATTGACCAGACAAGGTCCAATCATTTGGATGACTTCAAAGGGTGCATTTAGCAAAAGGCGCAAAAGGGAAAAAtcctaatgaaaaatcaaaacagAATGTTGCGTATaaagaaatatataaaaataaaaagagcTTTCCTAATTATctaattattttctttaaaaaggtAAATATGTTTTTAATATAGAACATATCCTTGGTTTAGCATTATTATAACGTCACttctatattaatttttttacctattaaaatcatttcagcATAATCAAATTAGTCTTAAAAATATTATAACAGTCACTAATTGGTAAAAAAAATGACATAAAAATGGATATATACTTCTTTAAATATTCTAATAATTAAATTcaccttttttattatttaaaaaagttaccatttttattaaaaaaaataaaagagcattACAAATTAAGAGAAAAATTAAATGAACGTccttttctttcaaaaagttaaaaaaatcaaataagcTTCACTCTTATGAGTGTATCTTGAAATTACCTCTTGATCCAATGTGATTATAGAAGTTATCAATCTCACAGGACGGTCTAACGGCTAGCGATAAATATCTTCCTTGTGTTAACCTTGAGACGGGTTGGCCTTGTCTTAAGGGTTGGCATGGGTGTTAGAGGTGAGTATTTTCATCTTTTGTCATCATGATTATAAAAACTATCGAATAAACTATCTAGTATCTCCTAGAACTTGTTTAGTATGACTTTAGGATTTAAGGTAtcttaatattattatattaaaatattatttttaaatctgattaaaattatttaaacttcataaaaaataattttaaaatagttgtaaaaattattttaatataatagtgtTTAAATATCTTAAATGTTTAATCTTCAACTCATATAAATATGCGCTATAGTAATTACTAGATAGCTTCTACATATTGTAGCACTTACCGAGTAACTTTCGTTTATTGTAGTAGTTATTAGATAACTTCTATATCGTATaaaatcctaaatcctaaacttATTCTAAACATGTTATAGCAGTTGGTAGGTTATTGTGTACCTTCTATATATTACCACAGCTATCAAATAGCTTGTACATAGCAGTTATTGAATAATTTCTACATACCCCCAGAACGTAGCGCAGACAGTGGGTACATAaaatctctggcgtaatggctaaAAGTTGATTCTCAGGAATTGACAACCTGAGGTTTATCCCAATATGCGTCTATGGTTAGTGTACCTAtctgtacctccctccatatctatGAGATCAGTACTAGGGGGACCGTTAAGATAGCATATTATATAGTACAGGTTATATAAATTTTacattatataaattttaaattttaaagtcattctaaatatattataactgatccggtagtaagaacaggggaccccgtccTGTGGAgttaacgccacgtggaagtcacagtggcagttgtcTATCCGGAGAGGGTCGGGTCTGACCGGACGGCCGACcggccgtccggtggaatcgaacgtccggagagggatgggtccgatcggctggtcgaccggacgatattcagctgatggttaaaggcgccctgtcgaaatcagggttccggcgctcagtggaaaaggtcgcggggccgagcggacctcacgctcggccaaaaccataaggtaacactgctaatagtccccataaagcacgtgatggaggatctccccaagtaaaccaccgcatatgtccggccggatgttgagggagctgtccgcccggaagccagatttggagcaaaggggaaaaggacaaggaacgtctttttctgacagcaggtatgtttcatgtgtgggccatgctccaaatcttgtgacaggggattccgctgtcccatcgaggacatgctaaaactgtagcagtatgagttagggaagctcactgacaagtccttactggagtatgggccatggacacgtgtacacctcggtaggtgtacactcacttcttcgctgccctatataaaggccctcattcttcgccggaggtacgcatcctacgagttttaaagccactgtttctttcttgagcttcgcctgacttgagcgtcggagggtcgccgccgggaaccccttctcggcccgacttctgtgcaggttcgccggagctttgtgccaccagtcgaagatctacgccagcagccggaagcgccacgtgcccaacgtccgttgattcggcattcggacaggattaatttggcgccgtctgtgggaacgttcctGTATTCGAGCGGAAACAATGGaggaggctggacgacaacacatggtgacgctttcgaacgaggaactcgacgctctgatcgagataagggccgccaagcttgtggagcaaaaacagaaagccacagcctagcggccggagcagcaagcaacgtcagcgtctggcggtcgagcggaagcaccgccggccaccgttgcatttcatcagGCCCTAtttcgcactcctgaagccgcagcagctcatagagatcggggatcttcttcggacgaaatgcctagacgagatgaccgaaaagggaaagccccccgagcggacacatcgcccgagaggattaatcgccaattttcagaggctattctacgagatcctctgccgaagcactacgtgcctccgacgatcggcgagtataatgggacaaccgacccagatgatcatctgggtaagtttgataaaacggcaaccctgcatcaatacacagatggggtgaagtgtcgggttttcctcaccaccctctcgggatcggctcaacgatggtttcggaggttgccggacggatccatcaccagcttcaaggacttccgaacggccttcctccaccattttgcgagcagtcgacgctaccagaaaacgagcgtgagcctgttcgccatcaagcaagaagcccgtgaatcgcttcgagcttacatccagcggttcaacaaagtggcgatggacattccaacggccacctcggaaaccatgatgaatgccttcacacaaggcctagcggatggggatttcttccgatcgctcatccgaaagccgccccgagactatgatcacatgctacaccgggcgaacgaatacatcaacgtggaagaagcgcaagcggctaggaaaaaagaaactccaaccgagcgagctcctcctgccgagcggaaacagcacgccgctcatcagccgcccagaggaccaagagTCGAAGCAATcagatccccccacgccaggtcctatgtgcaagaggtagctgccgcccggcccaagctaaggaagaaatggaccccgatgttctgctccttccaccggacggatacacacaacacaagggattgccgaagtcttcccttcgtgacttATCCCGTG contains:
- the LOC121994382 gene encoding uncharacterized protein LOC121994382, with the protein product MADWGPVFVAVVLFVLLSPGLLFQIPGKGRIVEFGTMQTSGVAIFVHSIIFFALAAIFILAVHVHVYTG